A region of Methylibium petroleiphilum PM1 DNA encodes the following proteins:
- a CDS encoding toprim domain-containing protein — protein sequence MCGIPGGIGFPERRCVMTTNRGRGARSVDFSEVRERVPLEWFFEAVLGATPKAMSGTIRFPVCPQCGPSSKHSVKVSCKDGKWKCHACPGKGDVVEAAAKHWGLSLKDAALRLVNADQEVMQSYEPPKARPALERDDSALHEVIAKLLAVSQPPTNAALAYFKGRGIGEAIVKEAVKRGLLVVLPHDPELCKKYLVDVAGRDALIASTLWREDAKAPAAAFRPLMFVSKEGKAAEFRIMRLTEPGEHKSLRYGGIHPWAWVNESQDRIMLTEGCLDLLASLAMGTKRSIIGLPGCENWRDDWFAKLKGRDVLTAFDADEAGLAATQKITPVLQKAGASKVDAYELPKDAKDINEQLILQGPHCKLDFFETQESTEPYRDATLSLPGCDQWISLQFGTLKGRHVKLTLGGPKTRNDAALERLVSTLKSGKATVSVANPR from the coding sequence GTGTGTGGCATCCCCGGAGGTATTGGATTCCCTGAAAGGAGATGCGTTATGACAACGAACCGGGGCCGCGGGGCCCGTTCTGTAGATTTTTCGGAGGTGCGAGAGCGCGTTCCGCTGGAGTGGTTCTTCGAGGCCGTCCTCGGGGCGACCCCGAAGGCAATGAGCGGCACCATCCGCTTTCCCGTCTGCCCTCAGTGCGGCCCTTCGTCGAAGCACTCGGTGAAGGTGTCCTGCAAGGACGGCAAGTGGAAGTGCCATGCGTGCCCAGGCAAGGGTGACGTCGTGGAGGCGGCCGCCAAGCATTGGGGCCTCTCACTGAAAGACGCCGCGCTGCGCCTGGTCAACGCCGACCAGGAGGTGATGCAGTCCTACGAACCGCCCAAAGCACGGCCGGCACTCGAGCGCGACGACTCTGCTCTGCACGAGGTGATCGCGAAGCTCCTGGCCGTGTCGCAACCCCCTACGAACGCCGCCCTGGCGTACTTCAAGGGCCGCGGCATCGGCGAGGCGATCGTCAAGGAGGCCGTCAAGCGCGGTCTGCTGGTGGTCCTGCCTCACGATCCGGAACTGTGCAAGAAGTACCTGGTCGACGTGGCGGGGCGTGACGCACTGATCGCTTCCACCCTGTGGCGCGAAGACGCGAAGGCTCCTGCAGCTGCATTCCGACCGCTGATGTTCGTCTCCAAGGAGGGGAAGGCAGCGGAGTTCCGGATCATGCGACTGACGGAGCCGGGCGAGCACAAGAGCTTGCGCTATGGCGGCATCCACCCCTGGGCCTGGGTCAACGAGAGCCAGGACAGGATCATGCTGACGGAGGGCTGCCTCGACCTGCTGGCCAGCCTGGCCATGGGAACGAAGCGAAGCATCATCGGCTTGCCTGGATGCGAGAACTGGCGCGACGACTGGTTCGCAAAGCTCAAGGGGCGCGATGTGCTGACGGCTTTCGATGCCGACGAAGCTGGCTTGGCCGCGACCCAGAAGATCACGCCGGTCCTCCAAAAGGCTGGCGCTTCCAAGGTCGATGCGTACGAGCTGCCGAAGGACGCGAAGGACATCAACGAGCAGCTGATCCTGCAAGGGCCTCACTGCAAGCTGGATTTCTTCGAGACGCAGGAGAGCACCGAACCGTACCGCGACGCGACCCTCTCGCTGCCCGGCTGCGATCAGTGGATCTCGCTGCAGTTCGGAACGCTCAAGGGCCGCCACGTGAAGCTCACGCTCGGTGGACCCAAGACGCGCAACGACGCGGCGCTCGAGCGCCTGGTGTCAACGCTCAAGTCGGGCAAGGCAACCGTTTCGGTCGCCAACCCCCGATAG
- the traL gene encoding type IV conjugative transfer system protein TraL: MKEVEIPRYVDAQPQIFFWELDEAIVYVSCMAAGIFIGGMFTPISMVVGWFVVKLFKRFKNGSLEGVLLHICYRAGLLGLNKRYRDAMKRDFFL, from the coding sequence GTGAAGGAAGTCGAAATCCCTCGCTACGTCGACGCCCAGCCCCAGATCTTCTTCTGGGAGCTCGACGAGGCGATCGTCTACGTCTCCTGCATGGCGGCCGGCATCTTCATCGGCGGCATGTTCACGCCGATCTCCATGGTCGTGGGTTGGTTCGTCGTGAAGCTGTTCAAGCGCTTCAAGAACGGCTCGCTCGAGGGCGTGTTGCTGCACATCTGCTACCGCGCCGGCCTGCTTGGCCTGAACAAGCGCTACCGGGACGCGATGAAGCGCGACTTCTTCCTGTAG
- a CDS encoding OmpA family protein, with product MHRPNNLLFAAALALLSAGALAADAREAQIPLSAGVALEPAHRAHVISPLNRRFQVDLSRAAWFVAEPAKVKVLLPAEERALLAARAAEQASASGQDGGLDGADSSLATPRAPDATVYFPFDGATALDLSPATALIPRVTQGLGLRLTGHADSQGSDLYNLRLSERRARAVSKVFLGAGISADRLEIEGRGERDLIDLADGAKNRRVEIRLVGGEAK from the coding sequence ATGCACAGACCCAACAACCTCCTCTTCGCGGCAGCCCTTGCGCTGCTCTCTGCCGGCGCGCTGGCGGCCGACGCTCGTGAGGCGCAAATCCCGTTGAGCGCCGGTGTAGCGCTCGAGCCGGCCCACCGTGCCCACGTGATCTCCCCGCTGAACCGCCGCTTTCAGGTCGACCTGTCCCGCGCGGCGTGGTTCGTGGCCGAGCCTGCGAAGGTGAAGGTGCTCCTGCCGGCCGAGGAGCGCGCTCTGCTTGCTGCGCGTGCGGCCGAGCAGGCGTCTGCCTCGGGCCAGGATGGTGGCCTCGATGGCGCCGACAGTTCGCTTGCCACGCCGCGCGCACCGGATGCCACGGTCTATTTCCCGTTCGACGGCGCCACCGCGCTGGACCTTTCGCCGGCGACTGCCCTGATCCCCCGGGTGACCCAAGGGCTCGGCCTGCGCCTGACCGGGCACGCCGACTCCCAGGGTTCCGACCTCTACAACCTGCGCTTGTCCGAGCGCCGCGCGCGCGCCGTCTCCAAGGTCTTCCTCGGTGCCGGGATCTCGGCCGACCGCCTGGAGATCGAGGGTCGTGGCGAACGTGACCTGATCGACCTGGCAGATGGGGCTAAGAACCGTCGCGTCGAGATTCGCCTGGTGGGCGGGGAGGCCAAGTGA
- the dnaB gene encoding replicative DNA helicase: MRTIQAPHSTENECAVLGALLATSGRAYDRIGDVLREADFHHEQHQLIYRAIEALAKAGRPADTITVTDWLEGQRSLQKAGGRSYISEIAGNAPPASNIIRYAEIVVERRMARQLMGVAQALEEIAYEGGDVHARMDRAQSLLLELGEARQSSEPASIDQVLADTVQWVQERHESGETVTGLGTGLLDLDEKTAGLQAGDLIVLAGRPAMGKTALAQTIAEHVAVNDGGVLVFSLEMSLRQSGLRALASQGSVDLRELMNPANIKTDETWTRLCEAMERLSGKNFYIDDSASISCAQMLAKARRHKRKHGLSLIVVDYIQLIDQGASSRGRTEVVSEISRALKLMAKALKVPVIALSQLNRSVETRADKRPVMSDLRESGSIEQDADVIMMMYRDDYYNPNSKFQGVAEVIIAKQRMGPTGRIGLLFEKAFSRFKNYLGALPDPDGKPEPGFGGASYGAFSMGGK; the protein is encoded by the coding sequence ATGCGCACGATTCAAGCCCCCCACAGCACCGAGAACGAGTGCGCCGTCCTCGGCGCGCTGCTCGCCACCAGCGGCCGCGCGTATGACCGCATCGGAGACGTCCTGCGCGAAGCGGACTTCCACCACGAGCAGCACCAGCTGATCTACCGCGCCATCGAGGCGCTGGCCAAGGCCGGCCGGCCGGCGGACACGATCACCGTCACCGACTGGCTGGAGGGGCAGCGTTCCCTCCAGAAGGCAGGCGGCCGCTCCTACATCAGCGAGATCGCGGGCAACGCGCCGCCGGCGAGCAACATCATCCGCTACGCCGAGATCGTCGTCGAGCGCCGGATGGCTCGCCAGTTGATGGGAGTTGCGCAGGCGCTGGAGGAGATCGCCTACGAAGGCGGCGATGTGCATGCGCGCATGGACCGCGCCCAGTCACTGCTGCTGGAGCTCGGCGAAGCGCGCCAGTCGTCCGAACCGGCGTCGATCGACCAGGTCCTGGCCGACACCGTGCAATGGGTGCAGGAACGGCACGAGTCCGGCGAGACGGTGACCGGCCTCGGAACCGGGCTGCTGGACCTCGACGAGAAAACCGCGGGCCTCCAGGCCGGCGACCTGATCGTTCTGGCCGGACGCCCCGCGATGGGCAAGACCGCCCTGGCGCAGACCATCGCCGAGCACGTGGCCGTGAACGACGGCGGCGTGCTGGTGTTCAGCCTGGAGATGAGCCTTCGGCAGTCCGGGCTGCGCGCGCTGGCCAGCCAGGGGTCCGTCGACCTGCGCGAGCTGATGAACCCGGCGAACATCAAGACGGATGAGACCTGGACCAGGCTCTGCGAAGCGATGGAGCGCTTGTCCGGGAAGAACTTCTACATCGACGACTCCGCCAGCATCTCCTGCGCGCAGATGCTGGCCAAGGCGCGACGCCACAAGCGCAAGCACGGCCTCAGCCTGATCGTGGTCGACTACATCCAGCTGATCGACCAGGGCGCCTCGTCGCGCGGCCGAACGGAAGTGGTCAGCGAGATCAGTCGAGCGCTGAAGCTCATGGCCAAGGCACTGAAGGTGCCGGTGATCGCACTGTCGCAGCTGAACCGAAGCGTCGAGACGCGCGCGGACAAGCGACCGGTCATGTCCGACCTTCGCGAAAGCGGCAGTATCGAGCAGGACGCAGACGTCATCATGATGATGTACCGCGACGACTACTACAACCCGAACTCCAAGTTCCAGGGTGTCGCCGAGGTCATCATCGCGAAGCAGCGCATGGGCCCGACCGGGCGCATCGGCCTGCTGTTCGAGAAGGCCTTCTCGCGCTTCAAGAACTACCTGGGCGCCCTGCCCGACCCGGACGGCAAGCCCGAGCCCGGCTTCGGCGGCGCCAGCTATGGGGCGTTCTCGATGGGCGGCAAGTGA
- a CDS encoding type IV secretory system conjugative DNA transfer family protein, with protein MSFASMYRAKIGGTVDTLAMTALGAGAILSSPAFVESGGKLSFLMAAAGAAHLGRRFLQPWEEANALASKINVRSADMLSSPDGLLLGYRTDTGDPVYIPDEDLMRHGLIGGQSGVGKTVLGKLLMYQQIQRGGGLAFVDGKMNAEDIETIYQYCCLCGREQDLLILNPGNPGMSHSYNPILRGDPDEIAARVLSLIPSTENNPGADHYRQSANQGLTTLVAALQEAGLAFNFIDLTILLMNHKAIEELESRLKRSKGGSAATKNLSLFLEQYKGGGKPGSGLENMVDIKRMKETFGGVGGRMFQFGTGKFGEVLNTYSPEIDLFEAIRQNKIIYVALPTMGKNEAAGNMGKMFLGDLRTAISWVQALPEDQKPRIPFLAFMDELGSYAVASLARPFEQARSARIALFPAFQTLANLEVVSPDFAQMVLGNTWTKIFFKLGTQETAEPVADLIGKEMQIARSMTHTNNRSENNPLLAVAPEGGEGEGMGVSEGEREEERHRVSPEDLKALDKGECVVLYGGDAVFNIRVPMIYVDPEVAREIGPLRIHHRRERQVEGADYFKNSDRYLGGNSVPSGHRKQTAQEMLADE; from the coding sequence ATGTCGTTTGCATCGATGTACCGCGCCAAGATCGGCGGCACGGTGGACACGTTGGCGATGACCGCGCTGGGCGCGGGAGCCATCCTGTCGTCGCCGGCGTTCGTCGAGTCCGGGGGCAAGCTGTCGTTCCTCATGGCGGCGGCCGGCGCCGCGCACCTCGGGCGGCGCTTCCTGCAGCCGTGGGAGGAGGCCAACGCCCTCGCCTCAAAGATCAACGTCCGCTCGGCCGACATGCTGTCCAGCCCGGACGGCCTGCTGCTGGGCTACCGGACCGACACCGGCGATCCGGTCTATATCCCCGACGAAGACCTGATGCGGCACGGCCTGATCGGCGGCCAGTCGGGTGTCGGCAAGACGGTGCTCGGCAAGCTGTTGATGTACCAGCAGATCCAGCGCGGCGGCGGCCTGGCGTTCGTCGACGGCAAGATGAACGCCGAAGACATCGAGACGATCTACCAGTATTGCTGCCTGTGCGGCCGCGAGCAGGATCTGCTCATCCTGAACCCGGGCAATCCGGGCATGAGCCACTCCTACAACCCGATCCTGCGCGGCGACCCGGACGAGATCGCGGCGCGCGTGCTCTCGCTCATCCCCTCGACCGAGAACAACCCCGGCGCCGACCACTACCGCCAGTCGGCCAACCAAGGCCTGACCACGCTGGTCGCAGCGCTGCAGGAGGCCGGCCTGGCCTTCAACTTCATCGACCTGACCATCCTGCTGATGAACCACAAGGCCATCGAGGAGCTGGAGTCGCGGCTGAAGCGCAGCAAGGGCGGCTCGGCGGCGACGAAGAACCTCAGCCTGTTCCTCGAGCAGTACAAGGGCGGCGGCAAGCCCGGCAGCGGCCTGGAGAACATGGTCGACATCAAGCGCATGAAGGAGACCTTCGGCGGCGTCGGCGGCCGGATGTTCCAGTTCGGCACGGGCAAGTTCGGCGAGGTGCTCAACACCTACTCGCCGGAGATCGATCTGTTCGAGGCGATCCGCCAGAACAAGATCATCTACGTGGCCCTGCCGACCATGGGCAAGAACGAGGCGGCGGGCAACATGGGCAAGATGTTCCTGGGCGATCTGCGCACGGCGATCTCCTGGGTGCAGGCGCTGCCGGAAGACCAGAAGCCCCGGATCCCGTTCCTGGCCTTCATGGACGAGCTCGGCTCGTACGCAGTCGCATCGCTGGCGCGCCCGTTCGAGCAGGCGCGCTCGGCGCGGATCGCCCTCTTCCCGGCTTTCCAGACGCTGGCCAACCTGGAGGTCGTGTCCCCCGACTTCGCCCAGATGGTGCTGGGCAACACCTGGACCAAGATCTTCTTCAAGCTGGGCACGCAGGAGACCGCCGAACCGGTGGCCGACCTGATCGGCAAGGAGATGCAGATCGCGAGGTCGATGACGCACACGAACAACCGCAGCGAGAACAACCCGCTGCTGGCCGTGGCGCCGGAGGGCGGGGAAGGCGAAGGCATGGGCGTGTCCGAGGGTGAGCGCGAGGAAGAGCGCCACCGCGTCAGCCCCGAAGACCTGAAGGCGCTGGACAAGGGCGAGTGCGTAGTCCTGTACGGCGGCGATGCCGTCTTCAACATCCGCGTGCCGATGATCTACGTCGACCCCGAGGTCGCGCGCGAGATCGGGCCGCTTCGCATTCACCACCGGCGCGAGCGCCAGGTCGAAGGCGCCGACTACTTCAAGAACAGCGATCGGTACCTGGGCGGCAACTCCGTTCCGTCCGGGCACCGCAAGCAGACGGCTCAGGAAATGCTGGCCGACGAGTAA
- a CDS encoding DUF1376 domain-containing protein, which yields MNLRRRNKQGNDRVLGMTANGFTISSSLPTEEKTALMSNAALGCYVKLMCFAWREGSIPNDIPSIARLCGETPAALQAIWHQIRPCFSEDVFLPGRLVHDGLQEQRATSKASHAARSAAGAIGAERRWRQSKSAVQLLPKADVAAQPAPAAQAKTAKTQPTGDLFGEPEQAVVIAKPSNAIPPCPQAEIVAIYHEVMRTNPRVLTWGGEREKHLRARWREMAATNHPQLGGYDSTEKGLLWWRRFFEHCTKSAYLTGRAEPKPGGGAYATPTLEWMLRPTKFALILEGFYHRERT from the coding sequence ATGAACTTGCGCCGGCGCAACAAGCAAGGAAACGACCGCGTCTTAGGAATGACTGCCAACGGTTTCACGATCTCGTCTTCGCTCCCCACCGAGGAGAAGACCGCCCTGATGAGCAACGCGGCGCTCGGCTGCTACGTCAAGCTCATGTGCTTCGCCTGGCGCGAAGGAAGCATCCCCAACGACATCCCGTCGATCGCGCGCCTGTGCGGCGAGACACCCGCTGCGCTGCAGGCGATCTGGCACCAGATCAGGCCGTGCTTCTCCGAGGACGTGTTCCTGCCGGGGCGACTGGTCCACGACGGACTCCAAGAGCAACGTGCCACCAGCAAGGCGAGCCATGCGGCGCGCTCTGCCGCCGGCGCGATCGGCGCCGAGCGGCGCTGGAGGCAGTCCAAGTCGGCAGTGCAACTGCTGCCCAAGGCTGATGTCGCCGCGCAGCCGGCGCCAGCGGCGCAGGCCAAGACAGCGAAGACACAGCCGACGGGCGATCTCTTCGGGGAGCCGGAGCAGGCTGTCGTCATCGCGAAGCCCAGCAATGCGATTCCGCCATGCCCGCAGGCCGAGATCGTCGCCATCTACCACGAGGTGATGCGCACGAACCCGCGGGTGCTGACCTGGGGCGGCGAGCGCGAAAAGCACCTGCGCGCGCGATGGCGCGAGATGGCTGCCACCAATCACCCGCAACTCGGCGGCTATGACTCGACCGAGAAGGGTCTGCTGTGGTGGCGCCGCTTCTTCGAGCACTGCACCAAGTCCGCCTACCTGACCGGTCGGGCTGAGCCGAAGCCGGGGGGCGGTGCGTACGCGACCCCCACCCTGGAATGGATGCTTCGGCCCACCAAGTTCGCCCTGATTCTCGAGGGCTTCTACCACCGTGAGCGGACCTGA
- a CDS encoding TraK domain-containing protein, which translates to MSPVKNVFAVTLASVALSAVAQTLPPPPVVAAPKSAAPVVAAPKSAAPVVAKAAVKAPPVDDKLVKRVVEQPLPGLGVMPGEKQLSRANVIRVQSDRNEIAYVSSSMANRISTPFDAPRVIDTQDVEYQTVGQSIYLLPKDPEKPVALYITGSNANDPVVSLTLVPKPIPQQTIVLQIDAPLAKGGVTGVDSEPAPVTDVYSERLRYLLRQVALNKVPEGFAEGTLPNAAAVLPGVSIHPMTRYSGPAYDIYRYRIRGTGDQVELAEDAFYTEGVRAVAFFPTAVIRKGEETTIFVVADKRATEN; encoded by the coding sequence ATGAGCCCCGTGAAGAATGTCTTTGCCGTCACGCTGGCGTCGGTAGCGCTGAGCGCCGTCGCCCAAACCCTCCCGCCGCCGCCGGTGGTCGCCGCGCCGAAGTCGGCCGCACCGGTGGTCGCCGCGCCGAAGTCGGCCGCACCGGTGGTCGCCAAAGCTGCCGTCAAGGCGCCCCCCGTGGACGACAAGCTCGTGAAGCGCGTTGTCGAGCAGCCGTTGCCCGGCCTGGGTGTGATGCCCGGCGAGAAGCAGCTGTCCCGCGCCAACGTGATCCGCGTCCAGTCCGATCGCAACGAGATCGCCTACGTGAGCTCGTCCATGGCCAACCGAATCTCGACGCCGTTCGACGCGCCTCGCGTGATCGATACCCAGGACGTGGAATATCAGACCGTGGGTCAGTCGATCTACCTCCTGCCCAAGGACCCCGAGAAGCCGGTTGCGCTCTACATCACGGGCTCGAACGCGAACGACCCCGTCGTCTCGCTCACGCTGGTGCCCAAGCCCATCCCGCAGCAGACCATCGTGCTGCAGATCGATGCGCCGCTGGCCAAGGGGGGTGTCACGGGCGTCGACTCGGAGCCTGCTCCGGTGACCGACGTCTACAGCGAGCGCCTGCGCTACCTGCTGCGTCAGGTCGCCTTGAACAAGGTTCCCGAGGGGTTCGCCGAGGGCACGCTGCCCAACGCGGCCGCCGTGCTGCCGGGCGTTTCGATCCACCCGATGACCCGCTACTCGGGGCCGGCCTATGACATCTACCGCTATCGCATTCGCGGCACGGGTGATCAGGTGGAGCTCGCTGAGGACGCCTTCTACACCGAAGGTGTGCGTGCTGTCGCCTTCTTCCCGACCGCGGTGATCCGCAAGGGCGAAGAGACCACGATCTTCGTGGTCGCGGACAAGCGCGCGACGGAGAACTGA
- a CDS encoding type IV conjugative transfer system protein TraE — protein sequence MNLKNMTKTWQAANKVAALMLVSNVALAAALLVSIVAFSGNRERVVLVPPHLEKRVSVGWNTADAEYLKGFGTYFAMLTANVTPKSASFVADTLSSAVSPAIYPEVRKQVLVLAKDPVFQKSGASVRFDPIQVEYEAATNKVFVVGEITTNDATGRISRVQSVYEMEIRMDNGRPQVTAMASYAGADPHTLQWIENNKERLAEQQAQADATKE from the coding sequence ATGAACCTGAAGAACATGACCAAGACCTGGCAGGCGGCGAACAAGGTCGCCGCTCTGATGCTGGTTTCGAACGTCGCTCTGGCGGCGGCGCTGCTCGTTTCGATCGTCGCCTTCTCCGGCAATCGTGAGCGCGTGGTGCTCGTGCCGCCGCACCTGGAGAAGCGCGTGTCGGTGGGCTGGAACACCGCGGACGCGGAGTACCTGAAGGGCTTCGGCACGTACTTCGCGATGCTGACCGCGAACGTCACGCCCAAGAGCGCTTCCTTCGTGGCGGACACGCTGTCGAGCGCGGTCTCGCCGGCGATCTACCCGGAGGTGCGTAAGCAGGTCCTGGTGCTGGCCAAGGATCCCGTGTTCCAGAAGTCCGGCGCGTCGGTCCGCTTCGACCCTATCCAGGTGGAGTACGAGGCGGCCACCAACAAGGTCTTCGTCGTGGGTGAGATCACGACGAACGACGCGACGGGCCGAATCAGCCGCGTCCAGAGCGTCTACGAGATGGAGATCCGCATGGACAACGGCCGGCCTCAGGTCACCGCCATGGCTTCGTACGCCGGTGCCGACCCGCACACGCTCCAGTGGATCGAGAACAACAAGGAGCGCCTGGCTGAACAGCAGGCGCAGGCCGACGCAACCAAGGAATGA
- a CDS encoding single-stranded DNA-binding protein — MASVNKVHILGNLGRDPEVRYTPSGSAVCNISVATTRNWKNKDSGEKQEETEWHRVVLYDRLAEIAGEYLKKGRPVYIEGRLKTRKWQDKDGKDQYTTEIVANEMQLLGGGEGGQSGGQGGQSRGEGGGGGYGGGQRPQQRAAAPAPAPRQQARQPATAGDGFDDEIPF, encoded by the coding sequence ATGGCAAGCGTCAACAAGGTCCACATTCTGGGCAACCTGGGTCGAGACCCCGAAGTCCGCTACACCCCCTCGGGCTCGGCGGTCTGCAACATCAGCGTGGCCACCACGCGCAACTGGAAGAACAAGGACTCCGGAGAGAAGCAGGAAGAGACCGAATGGCATCGCGTCGTTCTCTATGACCGCCTGGCCGAGATCGCCGGCGAGTACCTGAAGAAGGGCCGCCCCGTCTACATCGAGGGTCGCCTGAAGACCCGCAAGTGGCAGGACAAGGACGGCAAGGACCAGTACACCACCGAGATCGTTGCCAACGAGATGCAGCTGCTCGGCGGCGGCGAAGGCGGCCAGAGCGGCGGCCAAGGCGGCCAGTCCCGCGGCGAAGGCGGTGGCGGCGGCTACGGCGGTGGACAGCGCCCGCAACAGCGCGCCGCAGCTCCCGCACCAGCGCCGCGTCAGCAAGCGCGTCAGCCGGCCACGGCAGGGGACGGGTTTGACGACGAAATTCCGTTTTAG
- a CDS encoding TraB/VirB10 family protein, with the protein MLPKSIKDFWVTAGPKKRNMVLMAGAAFAMIVVATVMDSGSSKGGPARKSPVDTSRTQLMLPKAPDNSVEALAADSRAQSEQLTRLQEQLKKETADKELLLKRLDEGDRGRKPDAVTTDLLNEVVALKTKIQEIETRGAPVAQAAASSPSLGDPLPGASVPMAEPPAPAEPVNRLRVSGEAKKIDRKAAVSEDKPVAYIPAGSFLEASLLNGMDAPVSSVAQKNPVPAVMRVKTEAVLPNHFSQDVKECFVLVSGFGVLSSERVQLRTETISCVKEDGKAIEAKIDGYVVGEDGSVGPRGRLVSKQGQLIARSLAAGVLAGFGEALTPQAVPQLSLSPSGTTPTTRLDAQTFAATGVARGFSDASKAVSGFFLEMAREATPVVEINAGRKLTIVVIKGFELK; encoded by the coding sequence ATGCTGCCCAAGTCGATCAAGGACTTCTGGGTCACCGCAGGGCCCAAGAAGCGAAACATGGTGCTGATGGCTGGAGCCGCCTTCGCGATGATCGTCGTCGCCACGGTGATGGACTCCGGTTCGTCGAAGGGTGGGCCGGCGCGCAAGTCGCCCGTCGACACCAGCCGCACGCAGCTGATGCTTCCGAAGGCGCCGGACAACTCCGTCGAAGCGCTTGCGGCGGACAGCCGCGCGCAATCCGAGCAGCTCACGCGTCTGCAGGAGCAGCTGAAGAAGGAGACGGCCGACAAGGAACTGCTGCTCAAGCGGCTGGACGAGGGTGATCGCGGCCGCAAGCCGGACGCAGTCACCACCGACCTGTTGAACGAGGTCGTTGCCCTCAAGACCAAGATCCAGGAAATCGAGACGCGTGGCGCTCCTGTTGCCCAGGCTGCCGCTTCGTCGCCTTCGCTGGGCGACCCGCTTCCTGGCGCCAGCGTACCGATGGCGGAGCCGCCGGCTCCGGCCGAGCCGGTCAACCGGTTGCGCGTCAGCGGCGAGGCCAAGAAGATCGATCGCAAGGCCGCAGTCTCCGAAGACAAGCCGGTTGCCTACATCCCGGCCGGCTCGTTCCTGGAGGCCTCTCTCCTGAACGGTATGGATGCGCCGGTTTCGTCGGTCGCGCAGAAGAACCCGGTGCCCGCGGTGATGCGAGTCAAGACCGAGGCGGTCCTGCCGAACCACTTTTCCCAGGACGTCAAGGAGTGCTTCGTCCTCGTGAGCGGCTTCGGCGTGCTCAGCAGCGAACGCGTCCAACTGCGCACGGAGACGATCTCGTGCGTCAAGGAAGACGGCAAGGCCATCGAAGCCAAGATCGACGGCTACGTCGTCGGCGAAGACGGCAGTGTCGGACCTCGTGGCCGCCTCGTGAGCAAGCAGGGCCAGCTGATCGCTCGCTCGCTGGCCGCTGGCGTGCTCGCGGGCTTCGGCGAGGCGCTGACTCCTCAGGCCGTTCCGCAGCTGAGCCTGTCGCCCAGCGGCACCACCCCGACCACTCGCCTCGACGCCCAGACCTTCGCGGCGACCGGCGTGGCGCGCGGCTTCTCCGATGCATCGAAGGCGGTCTCCGGCTTCTTCCTCGAGATGGCGCGCGAAGCAACCCCTGTCGTCGAGATCAACGCCGGTCGCAAGCTGACGATCGTCGTCATCAAGGGCTTCGAACTCAAGTAA
- the trbC gene encoding type-F conjugative transfer system pilin assembly protein TrbC — translation MQPSTTPQMPSDQQIRAVMEQQRKGLKDQGVLGAGAASRVQPVAPGTYKTEVFPGTLPDAAGKKRDTPTGDNLEELVSKYNSALRGDAPKAVSARGDLVVFVSLSMPKEVLTELSRQAKEMGAMLVLRGFKDGSVDKTRIAAQEVNPSGAPWEIHPDLFKAFKVNKVPTIVLANAASGSLDEEGCAPEATYGSVSGNVSLELALNTLRLRGRPDIAKLAELRLADLRSRNAPAKLR, via the coding sequence GTGCAGCCCTCGACCACGCCACAGATGCCGTCGGATCAGCAGATCCGGGCGGTGATGGAGCAGCAGCGCAAGGGGCTCAAGGACCAGGGCGTCTTGGGGGCCGGCGCCGCCTCTCGGGTGCAGCCTGTCGCGCCCGGCACCTACAAGACCGAGGTGTTCCCCGGCACGCTGCCGGACGCCGCCGGCAAGAAGCGCGACACGCCAACCGGCGACAACCTCGAGGAGCTGGTCAGCAAGTACAACAGCGCACTGCGTGGCGACGCGCCGAAGGCCGTGTCAGCTCGCGGTGACCTGGTGGTCTTCGTCTCGCTCTCGATGCCGAAGGAAGTGCTGACCGAGTTGTCGCGCCAGGCCAAGGAGATGGGTGCGATGCTGGTCCTTCGCGGCTTCAAGGACGGCAGCGTCGACAAGACGCGTATTGCAGCCCAGGAGGTCAACCCGTCCGGCGCGCCATGGGAGATCCACCCGGACCTGTTCAAGGCGTTCAAGGTGAACAAGGTGCCGACGATTGTCCTGGCCAACGCGGCGTCAGGCTCGCTCGACGAGGAGGGCTGCGCCCCGGAGGCGACCTACGGCTCCGTCAGCGGCAACGTCTCGCTCGAGCTCGCGCTGAACACGCTGCGCCTGCGCGGCCGTCCGGACATCGCCAAGCTCGCCGAGTTGCGCCTGGCCGATCTGCGCTCGCGCAACGCGCCTGCGAAGCTGCGCTGA